In Brevundimonas sp. SGAir0440, one DNA window encodes the following:
- the ppk2 gene encoding polyphosphate kinase 2, which yields MGKKSDAYDAELEQIQLAIVQTQAWSIEHGSRVVIVLEGRDTAGKDGAIKRLTEHMSPRQTRVIALPKPSDRETSQWYFQRYVPHLPAAGETVIFNRSWYNRAGVEPVMGYCTPEQYAQFMTDAPRFERMLTDDGIILIKIWLDISRKEQAKRLKERREDPLKKFKLSSLDAEAEARFDAYSDARDRMLDETDRDYAPWTVVATDDKKTARLNIGRYILSVLSHTSIDIKKPDPDVVFGAEKAKGKLAR from the coding sequence ATGGGAAAGAAATCCGACGCCTATGACGCCGAGCTGGAGCAGATCCAGCTGGCCATCGTCCAGACCCAGGCCTGGAGCATCGAACATGGCTCGCGCGTGGTCATCGTGCTGGAAGGGCGCGACACCGCCGGCAAGGACGGCGCGATCAAGCGGCTGACCGAACATATGTCGCCGCGCCAGACCCGCGTCATCGCGCTGCCCAAGCCCAGCGACCGCGAGACCAGCCAGTGGTATTTCCAGCGCTATGTCCCGCACCTGCCGGCGGCGGGCGAGACGGTGATCTTCAACCGGTCCTGGTACAACCGCGCCGGGGTCGAGCCGGTCATGGGCTATTGCACGCCCGAACAGTACGCCCAGTTCATGACCGACGCCCCGCGCTTCGAGCGGATGCTGACCGACGACGGGATCATCCTGATCAAGATCTGGCTGGATATCTCGCGCAAGGAGCAGGCCAAGCGGCTGAAGGAACGCCGCGAGGATCCCTTGAAGAAGTTCAAGCTGTCGTCGCTGGACGCCGAGGCCGAGGCGCGGTTCGACGCCTATTCCGACGCCCGCGACCGGATGCTGGACGAGACCGACCGCGACTATGCGCCCTGGACCGTCGTCGCCACCGACGACAAGAAGACGGCGCGGCTGAACATCGGCCGCTACATCCTGTCGGTGCTGAGCCACACCAGCATCGACATCAAGAAACCGGATCCCGACGTCGTGTTCGGCGCCGAAAAGGCCAAGGGCAAACTGGCGCGCTGA